The proteins below come from a single Micropterus dolomieu isolate WLL.071019.BEF.003 ecotype Adirondacks linkage group LG05, ASM2129224v1, whole genome shotgun sequence genomic window:
- the LOC123971441 gene encoding synapse-associated protein 1-like, translating to MFKDWGTWLGIENKNGQVKEDGESVVDVHEDIDHGINKRQTAVDESEQTSGVEEDAQPPQLLQKAKGFSGYFYNLASSASKKLSDSVVETAQTLKKSVEEGKINGIIDKTILGDFQKEQERFVQEKKARNSGEAVPPWVGYNEEDTMQQQILALSADKRNFLRDPPAGSQFHFEFEQMYPVAMVMLEEDELLQKMRFHLVPKQVKEEVFWKNYFYRVSLIKQSAQLTALAAQQAAEQRDVEKTGTSPEAVHQKAVVKRKTSPAICSNKPKSSEDEEEVSTSPPVSEFVSDAFDSCKINEDDLRKEMEQLVLDKKEHPKAQQEEAADWERELQEELQEYDVLPDNENCDENWDREIEEMLMGDS from the exons ATGTTTAAGGACTGGGGAACGTGGCTTggaatagaaaacaaaaatggcCAGGTTAAGGAAGACGGCGAGTCTGTTGTTGATGTGCATGAAGACATCGATCATGGCATAAACAAGCGGCAGACTGCTGTTGATGAAAGTGAGCAGACCAGTGGTGTTGAGGAAGATGCTCAACCGCCTCAACTTCTCCAAAAAGCAAAGGGCTTCAGTG GTTACTTTTATAATTTAGCCAGCAGTGCTTCAAAGAAACTCTCTGATTCCGTCGTTGAAACTGCACAAACTCTAAAGAAAAGTGTGGAGGAGGGGAAGATAAACGGAATTATTGATAAG ACCATTTTGGGTGATTTCCAGAAAGAACAAGAGAGATTTGTTCAGGAGAAAAAAGCGAGAAACTCTG GTGAAGCCGTGCCACCATGGGTTGGTTATAATGAAGAGGATACCATGCAGCAACAGATTTTAGCGCTCTCAGCT GACAAAAGAAATTTTTTGCGAGATCCTCCTGCTGGGTCTCAATTTCACTTTGAGTTTGAGCAAATGTATCCAGTCGCCATGGTGATGTTGGAGGAAGATGAGCTCCTTCAGAAGATGCGTTTCCATCTGGTTCCCAAACA GGTGAAAGAGGAAGTGTTTTGGAAGAATTACTTCTACCGTGTGTCCTTAATAAAACAGTCAGCTCAGCTCACAGCTCTAGCAGCACAACAGGCTGCTGAGCAGAGAGACGTGGAGAAAACTGGCACGAGTCCTGAGGCTGTTCATCAGAAGG CTGTAGTTAAACGGAAAACTTCACCTGCCATCTGCAGTAACAAACCAAAATCAAGTGAG gatgaagaggaggtCTCCACCAGCCCGCCTGTTTCTGAATTTGTGAGTGATGCCTTTGACTCTTGCAAGATAAATGAGGACGACCTACGCAAAGAAATGGAACAGCTGGTTCTGGACAAGAAGGAACATCCAAAGGCACAACAAG AAGAGGCTGCTGACTgggagagagagctgcaggagGAACTTCAGGAGTACGACGTGCTGCCCGATAATGAGAACTGTGATGAAAACTGGGACAGGGAGATTGAAGAGATGCTAATGGGGGACAGTTAG